A single region of the Terriglobia bacterium genome encodes:
- a CDS encoding type II secretion system protein: MNNRKIRRTRGFTLIELMIVISIILILMGVAIPQYQQSVLHAKESVLRQDLHVIRNAIDQYTLDKQKAPQSLQDLVDANYLKEIPKDPMTGSNDTWQTVQEDTLMAVDQQEPGIDDVHSGSQATASDGTAYNTW; this comes from the coding sequence ATGAACAACCGGAAGATTCGCAGAACTCGCGGCTTCACCCTCATCGAACTGATGATCGTCATCTCGATCATCCTTATCCTGATGGGCGTGGCGATTCCCCAATATCAGCAATCCGTGCTGCATGCCAAGGAATCGGTTCTGCGCCAGGACCTCCACGTGATTCGCAACGCCATCGACCAGTACACGCTCGACAAGCAGAAGGCGCCGCAGTCGCTTCAGGACCTCGTCGATGCCAACTACCTGAAGGAAATTCCCAAGGACCCCATGACCGGCTCCAATGATACGTGGCAGACCGTGCAGGAAGACACCCTGATGGCCGTCGACCAGCAGGAACCCGGCATCGACGACGTCCACAGCGGCTCACAAGCCACCGCCAGCGACGGCACCGCATATAACACCTGGTAG
- a CDS encoding response regulator yields MSDGNNNKGKPKVLVVDDEHVIADTLAIILNQHGFDASAVYSGTGAVERAKTVRPDLIISDVIMQDMNGIEAAINIRGFLPTCKILLFSGQAATADLLETARAQGHEFEILAKPVHPQDLLAKLRE; encoded by the coding sequence ATGAGCGATGGGAATAACAACAAGGGGAAGCCGAAAGTCCTCGTAGTCGACGACGAGCACGTCATTGCCGACACCCTTGCCATTATTCTGAACCAGCACGGGTTCGACGCATCCGCCGTCTATAGCGGCACCGGCGCCGTCGAGCGCGCCAAAACCGTCCGCCCGGACCTCATTATTAGCGACGTCATCATGCAGGACATGAACGGCATCGAGGCCGCCATCAACATCCGCGGTTTCCTCCCAACCTGCAAAATCCTATTATTCTCCGGTCAGGCCGCCACCGCCGACTTGCTGGAAACCGCCCGAGCCCAGGGCCACGAATTCGAAATCCTCGCTAAACCCGTCCACCCGCAGGATCTGCTGGCGAAACTTAGAGAGTAG
- a CDS encoding cohesin domain-containing protein, with protein sequence MKRLHWFGLVLLIALIAAMPALADKAKSFYEKGRDAEARQNYELAYDNYKQAYDLKPTEMRYRVAFERTKFLASASHVHKGQLLRDAGKLQDALKEFQSALAIDPSSFIAQQEIRRTEQMIKEVEQGPPPPETKSQSTIDHLLQEASGPVELAPISTQPITMQMTADAKVVYETIGKLAGINVLFDPDYSTQSRSIHIALNGVTLNQALEIVSLESKTFWRPVTPNTIFVAADTQAKRKELEQSVIRTFYLSNLSTPTEIQDVTNSLRQILEITRVQQLPSQGAIIVRGTPDQIALAQKVIDDIDKARPEVVVEVAVMQVSKDKLRQLGIQYPFSQSNNPTISIIPKGGTTSGGTSGTTGGTTTSNGLTLNDLANLDARNFAVSIPSMSLAMLLNDSTSKTLENPQIRALDGQKATLKIGSRVPVATGSFQPGIGGVGINPLVNTQFQYIDVGVNIDMTPTVHADHEVTLKMMFEISSVISTSNIGGINQPVIGSKHIEQTIRLKDGEVNLLGGLMESSDVRSVAGLPGLAQIPILKYLFGNNSKEVTDNEIVFVVVPHIVREQDITRQNERAIDVGTANAIQLRQDNTAPATRQPVPTPATPAPAPAPEQPMPQQATPPPQAEAPAPNMGPQGAGAVLSFDPPTVDQAPGTTFAVNVSVTGAQNVYSIPAQINYDPKTLELVNVSAGPFLSKDGQAVALVNRNDPTIGTLNVTATRPPGAGGVSGDGQVFTLTFMAKAAGQSNLTINRAQLRDPANQAMPASGAQAVVTVK encoded by the coding sequence ATGAAACGCTTGCACTGGTTCGGCTTGGTTCTCCTGATCGCGCTCATCGCCGCGATGCCGGCGCTTGCCGATAAAGCAAAGTCATTTTATGAAAAGGGTCGTGACGCCGAGGCGCGACAGAATTACGAATTGGCGTACGACAACTACAAGCAAGCTTACGACCTCAAGCCCACGGAGATGCGGTATCGCGTCGCCTTCGAGCGCACGAAGTTTCTCGCGTCGGCGTCGCACGTGCACAAAGGTCAACTGCTTCGCGACGCCGGTAAGTTGCAAGACGCGCTGAAAGAATTCCAGTCAGCTCTTGCCATCGATCCGTCCAGTTTCATCGCCCAGCAGGAGATTCGGCGAACCGAGCAGATGATCAAAGAGGTGGAACAGGGGCCTCCGCCGCCGGAAACTAAATCCCAATCCACCATTGATCACCTCCTGCAGGAAGCTTCGGGGCCTGTTGAACTGGCGCCGATCTCGACCCAGCCGATCACGATGCAAATGACCGCGGATGCAAAAGTTGTTTACGAGACGATCGGCAAGCTCGCTGGAATCAACGTCCTATTCGACCCCGACTACTCGACGCAGTCACGAAGCATCCACATTGCCCTGAATGGCGTTACCCTGAACCAGGCGCTGGAAATCGTCTCGCTGGAATCGAAGACCTTCTGGCGTCCCGTCACCCCCAACACCATTTTCGTCGCAGCCGATACCCAGGCGAAGCGCAAGGAACTCGAACAAAGCGTCATCCGCACTTTTTACCTATCCAACTTATCGACGCCTACCGAGATCCAGGACGTAACCAATTCGCTGCGACAGATCCTCGAGATCACTCGCGTACAGCAGTTGCCCTCGCAGGGCGCCATCATCGTGCGCGGAACCCCGGACCAGATCGCGCTCGCGCAGAAAGTCATCGACGACATCGATAAGGCGCGGCCGGAAGTTGTAGTCGAAGTCGCCGTCATGCAGGTCTCGAAAGACAAACTGCGTCAGTTGGGCATCCAGTATCCCTTCTCGCAGAGCAATAACCCGACGATCTCGATCATCCCGAAGGGCGGCACAACGAGCGGCGGAACCAGTGGTACGACCGGAGGAACCACCACGAGCAACGGTCTGACCCTGAATGACCTGGCAAATCTTGACGCGCGCAACTTTGCCGTCAGCATTCCTTCAATGAGCCTCGCCATGCTGCTGAATGACAGCACCTCCAAGACCCTGGAGAATCCGCAAATTCGTGCGCTCGACGGACAGAAGGCGACTCTCAAGATCGGCAGCCGCGTCCCCGTGGCAACGGGTTCGTTCCAGCCCGGCATCGGCGGTGTCGGCATCAACCCGCTGGTCAACACTCAGTTCCAGTACATCGATGTCGGCGTAAACATCGACATGACTCCGACGGTTCACGCCGATCACGAAGTCACACTGAAGATGATGTTTGAAATTTCGTCCGTCATCAGCACCTCGAACATCGGTGGCATTAACCAGCCGGTCATCGGGTCGAAGCACATTGAGCAGACCATCCGTCTCAAGGACGGCGAGGTGAACCTGCTTGGCGGCTTGATGGAGTCGAGCGACGTTCGCTCTGTTGCAGGCCTCCCCGGACTCGCGCAGATTCCTATCCTGAAGTATCTCTTCGGCAACAATTCCAAGGAAGTTACCGACAACGAGATCGTGTTTGTCGTCGTTCCGCACATCGTTCGCGAGCAGGACATCACCCGCCAGAACGAGCGTGCCATCGATGTTGGTACCGCGAACGCAATTCAATTGAGGCAGGACAACACGGCGCCGGCGACCCGCCAGCCAGTTCCTACTCCCGCAACTCCGGCACCCGCACCGGCGCCGGAGCAGCCGATGCCGCAGCAGGCGACTCCGCCACCGCAGGCCGAGGCTCCGGCTCCGAACATGGGACCGCAAGGCGCTGGCGCAGTACTCAGCTTCGATCCGCCGACCGTTGATCAGGCCCCGGGCACCACGTTTGCGGTGAACGTCAGCGTGACCGGAGCGCAAAATGTATATTCGATCCCGGCGCAGATCAATTACGATCCGAAGACTCTTGAGTTGGTGAATGTCTCCGCTGGTCCTTTCCTGTCCAAGGACGGCCAGGCCGTTGCGCTGGTAAATCGCAATGACCCGACCATCGGAACCCTGAACGTCACCGCCACGCGTCCACCCGGCGCTGGCGGAGTCTCCGGCGATGGGCAGGTGTTCACCTTAACCTTCATGGCGAAGGCGGCTGGCCAGAGTAATCTCACGATCAACCGCGCCCAACTCCGTGATCCGGCGAATCAGGCGATGCCGGCCAGCGGCGCGCAGGCTGTCGTGACCGTGAAGTAG
- the smpB gene encoding SsrA-binding protein SmpB, whose amino-acid sequence MARQTTHQVAPDKQKNPKRDPVASGERDATQNRAASHNYFLSDKAEAGIVLRGTEVKAIREGKANLKDAYAIVKEGELFLLNLHIGSYQPGGSYYQHDPLRTRKLLMKKPEILKLGSKLQTKGVTLIPTRMYFRNGKVKVEVAVAKGKQLWDKRETERRKTADREAREAIARNRKT is encoded by the coding sequence ATGGCGCGTCAAACTACCCACCAAGTCGCTCCTGACAAGCAGAAGAATCCGAAGCGCGACCCGGTCGCCTCCGGCGAGCGCGATGCCACGCAAAACCGAGCCGCCTCGCACAATTATTTCCTTTCGGATAAAGCCGAGGCCGGAATCGTGCTTCGCGGCACTGAGGTCAAAGCGATCCGTGAAGGAAAGGCGAATCTCAAAGACGCCTACGCGATCGTAAAAGAGGGTGAACTGTTCCTCCTGAACCTGCACATCGGCTCTTACCAACCTGGCGGAAGCTACTACCAGCACGACCCGCTGCGAACTCGTAAACTGTTGATGAAAAAGCCCGAGATCCTCAAACTCGGCAGCAAATTGCAGACCAAGGGCGTGACCTTAATTCCGACTCGAATGTATTTCAGGAACGGTAAAGTCAAGGTCGAGGTGGCGGTAGCAAAAGGTAAACAGCTCTGGGATAAGCGCGAGACCGAGCGGCGTAAGACTGCGGATCGCGAGGCGAGAGAGGCGATTGCGAGGAACAGAAAAACCTAG
- a CDS encoding sialidase family protein, which yields MKTFHSFANAVCVVSMLAGVSLLELSAIAQQAPDSTGSMHVGANVHVSKDLAAAPHGETEIAANPNDASQLVACSMTFPNDSPSSEVATYVSFDGGTTWKLALQTKGEDGYESWDPDCRFGPGHTLYSLSEGTGPDDKDGYDRVDRSNDGGKTWEAPARVIHAERSFIVVDNRPGPHNGWVYLYGMGEDDKSIRVGYSTDGGKTFFTQVVPMEKGFHDVNVGPGAILSDGSLVIPMPVMKQSPEDSEQGFRVRLPAEIHLVRVTFEHPNWPLKVEMSKIAPWFADFEPNGSYYTSLAVDESNGPFRDRIYVVWEDRSSDRSQVKLSFSTDKGKKWSHPRIMDDDIARQVGDTIRGPDDIHAQVAVNPRGVVGVMWLDRREFPDNLGWAARFRASLDGGETFMPSVKASNVDYDPGRGGRVYLFGGSGEKGPHSTNTLSIPWFVFHGGHTMGLAADANGGFHPLWIANPTGLPQLWTTDITVDGDVVKNGSPELAKLEDASKLVRLEFLNRYYDMKTHSVDFELRLENASKATIRGPLKVRVLDAGSYVGDVTIQADGREKNVEGAVWDFSSLLPRSVFQPGDVTRPIHVRLVVRGIDPFTQIGRFTWFLTPLATLTTKVLAGSIEQPKATETQKNPEE from the coding sequence ATGAAAACATTTCATTCGTTTGCAAACGCCGTCTGCGTCGTATCGATGCTTGCAGGAGTCTCACTTTTGGAACTGTCGGCAATCGCGCAACAAGCGCCTGATTCGACCGGAAGCATGCATGTGGGCGCAAACGTCCATGTAAGTAAGGACTTGGCGGCAGCGCCGCACGGTGAAACCGAGATCGCCGCAAATCCCAACGATGCCAGCCAACTCGTCGCCTGTTCCATGACTTTTCCCAACGATTCGCCCTCCAGCGAAGTCGCGACCTACGTTTCGTTCGATGGTGGAACCACCTGGAAGCTGGCATTGCAAACGAAGGGTGAGGACGGCTACGAGAGCTGGGATCCTGATTGTCGGTTCGGTCCCGGTCACACACTGTATTCGCTTTCCGAGGGCACCGGACCCGACGATAAGGATGGCTACGACCGGGTCGATCGTTCTAATGACGGCGGTAAGACTTGGGAAGCCCCTGCGCGTGTCATTCATGCCGAACGCAGTTTCATCGTCGTGGACAACAGGCCGGGGCCTCACAACGGCTGGGTATATCTGTACGGTATGGGTGAAGACGACAAGAGCATTCGCGTGGGCTATTCGACCGATGGCGGCAAGACGTTCTTCACGCAAGTGGTACCGATGGAAAAGGGATTCCACGATGTAAACGTGGGCCCCGGCGCGATCCTGTCCGATGGCAGCCTGGTAATCCCGATGCCCGTGATGAAGCAGTCTCCAGAAGACTCAGAGCAAGGATTTCGCGTTCGTTTGCCCGCCGAGATTCACCTGGTTCGAGTAACGTTCGAACATCCAAATTGGCCTCTCAAGGTGGAGATGTCGAAGATTGCACCCTGGTTCGCGGATTTCGAGCCGAACGGGAGTTATTACACGAGTCTCGCGGTGGACGAGAGCAATGGTCCTTTTCGCGACCGCATTTATGTCGTCTGGGAAGACCGGTCTTCCGACAGGTCACAGGTGAAATTGTCGTTCTCGACGGACAAAGGGAAGAAATGGTCGCACCCGCGAATTATGGATGACGATATTGCCAGGCAAGTCGGCGACACTATCCGCGGGCCCGATGATATTCACGCTCAAGTCGCTGTCAATCCCCGCGGTGTCGTGGGAGTGATGTGGCTCGATCGGCGCGAATTTCCGGACAATCTCGGATGGGCTGCGCGGTTCCGTGCGTCTTTGGACGGAGGAGAAACATTCATGCCCAGCGTGAAGGCTTCGAACGTCGACTACGATCCGGGCCGCGGCGGGCGCGTTTACCTGTTCGGCGGTAGCGGTGAAAAAGGACCACATTCGACCAACACGCTCTCCATTCCGTGGTTTGTTTTCCATGGCGGCCACACGATGGGGTTAGCTGCCGACGCAAACGGCGGATTCCATCCACTCTGGATCGCCAATCCAACGGGGCTTCCTCAACTTTGGACAACCGACATCACCGTGGATGGCGATGTCGTGAAGAACGGAAGTCCCGAACTGGCTAAATTGGAAGATGCGAGCAAGCTTGTTCGTCTCGAATTCCTAAATCGCTATTACGACATGAAGACCCATTCCGTTGACTTCGAACTCCGGCTCGAAAATGCCAGCAAGGCGACTATTCGCGGGCCACTGAAAGTCAGGGTTCTTGATGCTGGCTCCTATGTGGGCGACGTAACGATCCAGGCAGATGGCAGGGAAAAGAATGTGGAAGGTGCGGTTTGGGATTTCAGTTCACTGTTGCCCCGCAGTGTTTTCCAACCTGGCGACGTGACCAGGCCGATTCATGTGCGCCTGGTTGTTCGTGGTATCGATCCGTTTACCCAGATTGGCCGTTTCACATGGTTCTTGACCCCATTGGCCACACTGACTACAAAAGTGCTCGCCGGATCGATAGAACAGCCGAAAGCAACAGAAACGCAGAAGAATCCGGAGGAGTAA
- a CDS encoding MarR family transcriptional regulator: protein MKKKSDMSQMAQELDRDLRAIRRILRRPVEQVVARGELTGPQFNAMRLLARSEGMSLKELSAQLGLAHSTVSGVVDRLEKKGMVERKIDDKDQRFSRIVISKVVREYLKNEWPKLEVTPLAEALRKASPKEREAAIVGVGTLRKLLENS, encoded by the coding sequence ATGAAAAAGAAGTCCGACATGTCTCAGATGGCGCAGGAGTTGGATCGGGACTTGAGGGCGATTCGTCGGATATTGCGAAGGCCCGTGGAACAGGTGGTCGCGCGCGGCGAATTGACGGGGCCGCAGTTCAATGCGATGCGCCTGTTGGCGAGGTCCGAGGGAATGAGCCTAAAGGAGCTGAGCGCGCAGCTTGGGCTTGCGCACAGCACCGTGTCGGGGGTGGTCGATCGGCTTGAGAAGAAAGGCATGGTGGAACGCAAAATCGACGACAAAGATCAGCGCTTCAGCCGAATTGTGATCTCGAAGGTCGTTCGCGAGTATCTGAAAAACGAGTGGCCGAAGCTGGAAGTGACTCCGCTGGCAGAGGCGTTGCGGAAGGCATCGCCAAAGGAGCGAGAGGCGGCAATCGTCGGGGTGGGGACGCTAAGGAAGTTGCTGGAGAATAGCTAA
- a CDS encoding DUF3079 domain-containing protein, translated as MASLAIPSYPQIVAEPSRKKPKIVLHPKHPERICWGCDQYCSADDLRCGNGTVRTQHPSELFGEDWLEWNQDEGVFSGHESANADA; from the coding sequence ATGGCATCCCTCGCCATCCCCTCCTATCCTCAAATCGTGGCTGAACCCTCAAGAAAAAAGCCGAAAATCGTCCTTCACCCGAAGCATCCGGAACGGATCTGCTGGGGCTGCGACCAATACTGCTCGGCAGACGACCTGCGCTGCGGTAATGGAACAGTACGAACTCAACATCCAAGCGAGCTGTTCGGTGAAGATTGGCTGGAGTGGAACCAGGACGAAGGAGTTTTCTCGGGTCATGAGTCCGCAAACGCAGATGCGTGA
- a CDS encoding isoprenylcysteine carboxylmethyltransferase family protein: MHPGSLLPFEIAWIIFGMVWALAAISVKPVERAESARSRMFHVITNGLAFVLIFWEHARLGPLDMRVVPLTTGFEVTGVALTYAGIGFAIWARFYLGGNWSGRVTLKQDHTLIQSGPYSIVRHPIYTGMVLAALGTAIGIGRLRCFVGVALAFVSWLVKSRTEEALLITKFGERYEEYRRHVKAIIPFVY, from the coding sequence ATGCACCCTGGATCGTTACTGCCTTTCGAGATTGCGTGGATCATTTTTGGCATGGTTTGGGCGCTGGCTGCGATTTCGGTGAAGCCGGTCGAGCGGGCTGAGTCGGCGAGGTCTCGCATGTTTCACGTCATAACCAATGGGCTGGCGTTCGTGCTGATCTTCTGGGAACACGCGCGTCTTGGGCCGCTGGACATGAGAGTTGTGCCTCTGACCACCGGGTTCGAAGTTACCGGGGTCGCGCTCACCTACGCAGGAATAGGGTTCGCGATCTGGGCGCGGTTTTATCTCGGAGGAAACTGGAGCGGCCGCGTAACGCTTAAGCAGGATCACACGCTCATCCAGTCGGGACCATATTCGATTGTTCGCCACCCGATTTACACAGGCATGGTGCTGGCGGCGCTCGGAACCGCGATCGGCATTGGACGTCTGCGGTGCTTCGTAGGCGTTGCGCTTGCGTTCGTAAGCTGGCTGGTGAAATCCAGAACTGAGGAAGCGTTGCTGATAACCAAGTTCGGGGAGAGATACGAAGAGTATCGGAGGCATGTGAAGGCGATCATACCGTTTGTTTATTGA
- a CDS encoding type II secretion system protein codes for MKHTFAKTRGMTLIELIVAIAIMALLAGAAVPIARVSIKREKEKRLRADLWEMRDAIDRYKDAADGGAFQTKVGSEGYPPDLDTLVNGVDVNGKKIKFLRRIPVDPMTGTTEWGLRSMQDDPQSDSWGGQNVFDVHTTSQGTALDGTKYSDW; via the coding sequence GTGAAACACACGTTCGCCAAAACCCGCGGCATGACGCTGATCGAACTCATCGTCGCAATCGCCATCATGGCGCTGCTGGCGGGAGCGGCGGTACCCATTGCGCGCGTCAGCATCAAGCGCGAGAAGGAAAAGCGACTTCGCGCCGACCTCTGGGAAATGCGCGACGCCATCGATCGCTACAAGGATGCGGCCGACGGAGGTGCCTTCCAGACCAAGGTCGGTTCCGAAGGCTATCCGCCCGATCTCGATACCCTTGTCAACGGCGTCGACGTCAACGGAAAGAAGATCAAGTTCCTGCGCCGCATCCCCGTCGATCCGATGACCGGAACCACCGAGTGGGGGCTGCGCTCCATGCAGGACGATCCGCAATCGGACTCATGGGGAGGACAGAACGTCTTTGACGTCCACACCACCTCGCAAGGAACGGCGCTGGACGGAACGAAGTATTCGGATTGGTAA